A DNA window from Sphingopyxis macrogoltabida contains the following coding sequences:
- a CDS encoding RES family NAD+ phosphorylase: MIDPKAIPVAQVEWKGAVRIIRSAFPPIDLFEDIADPADWPLLISAEQKTNPRIMATIGNLDLVPADRRVGGNGASYLMAPFTHVSTDRPSRFTDGTYGVLYAGDTFETALFETIHHHARFMTRTAEAPGWISQFREIVLSVNADLRDLRGIEPEDPALDPDSYVASQSLAATLRANGAEGLVYPSIRHQNGECVGLFYPDRASDPIQGRHLDYHWDGTGVDLVRNAGTGAVFRVVST; encoded by the coding sequence GTGATTGATCCCAAGGCGATTCCGGTTGCCCAGGTCGAGTGGAAAGGTGCTGTACGGATTATCCGCAGTGCCTTTCCACCGATTGACCTGTTCGAAGACATCGCAGACCCTGCAGATTGGCCGCTGCTGATCTCCGCCGAGCAAAAAACCAATCCTCGCATTATGGCGACGATCGGCAATCTCGATCTGGTGCCGGCTGATCGCCGGGTAGGCGGAAATGGCGCATCCTATCTGATGGCGCCGTTCACGCATGTTAGCACGGACCGGCCAAGTCGCTTCACCGATGGGACCTACGGCGTGCTATACGCGGGGGATACATTCGAAACAGCGCTGTTCGAAACAATCCATCATCATGCCCGCTTCATGACTCGCACTGCCGAAGCGCCAGGTTGGATCTCGCAGTTCCGTGAAATCGTATTGTCAGTAAACGCCGACCTTCGTGATCTCAGGGGCATTGAGCCAGAGGATCCTGCGCTTGATCCCGACAGCTATGTCGCATCGCAAAGCCTCGCTGCAACGCTCAGGGCGAATGGCGCGGAAGGTCTGGTCTATCCGAGCATCCGGCATCAGAACGGCGAATGTGTTGGGCTGTTTTACCCCGACCGCGCGTCAGACCCTATTCAAGGGCGTCACCTAGACTATCACTGGGATGGTACGGGGGTCGACCTAGTTCGAAATGCGGGAACAGGTGCCGTGTTTCGAGTGGTATCTACCTGA
- a CDS encoding strawberry notch C-terminal domain-containing protein produces the protein MAVFTDENGNARSEPMSDENGAPVLCRSALAARDRMIEQLCALPPIATALDAIIERFGVDQVAEVTGRTRRLIVGRDGRQVLQSRSPRANVAETRDFMDGTKRILVFSDAGGTGRSYHADLAAKNQMRRVHFLLEPGWRADAAIQGLGRTNRTNQASAPLFRPVTTDVRGERRFISTIARRLDSLGALTRGQRQTGGQNLFDPADNLESTYAKEALHRWFGLLFAGKLEAVTLSRFEELSGLRVEGPDGGMVDDLPTIQRWLNRILALPIALQNGIFDEFLGLVEARIDAARQAGTLDIGVETIAVEHYEVLTDTLLRTDALSGATTHLLELEIARALKPLRLERLDELYGLSGARQQLLRNARSGRIGLLVPARSLLTDEGMRVARFELVRPLKHGHITADQLEESNWETVDPTEFQRLWQAEVDDAASNHKRERLHLATGLLLPVWDKLPSDYVRVSRISARDGRSLLGREVPLHCVPELCQALGLEDEHAFSAEQIVDAVNGTGRPMQIKSREALTLKRSLVNGAQRLELTGWSASRLDWYKAHGCFTEIIRYQTRLFVPTTSAVSVLARLVG, from the coding sequence ATGGCGGTGTTCACGGACGAGAATGGCAATGCCCGGTCCGAACCGATGAGTGATGAGAATGGTGCTCCTGTTCTCTGTCGTTCGGCGCTTGCCGCGCGCGACCGCATGATCGAGCAGCTCTGTGCCTTGCCGCCGATCGCGACGGCGCTCGATGCGATCATCGAACGGTTCGGTGTCGATCAGGTCGCCGAAGTCACCGGACGTACCCGCCGCCTGATCGTCGGACGCGATGGACGCCAGGTGCTCCAGTCGCGCTCTCCGCGCGCCAATGTCGCCGAAACGCGAGATTTTATGGACGGGACAAAGCGGATTCTGGTTTTCTCCGATGCCGGTGGCACCGGCCGCAGTTATCATGCCGACCTTGCGGCAAAGAACCAGATGCGCCGGGTCCACTTCCTGCTTGAGCCGGGTTGGCGGGCCGATGCCGCAATTCAGGGCCTTGGCCGTACCAACCGCACCAATCAGGCGTCGGCCCCACTGTTCCGCCCGGTGACCACCGACGTGCGTGGCGAACGTCGGTTTATATCGACCATTGCACGTCGGCTCGACAGTCTCGGGGCACTGACCCGAGGGCAGCGCCAGACAGGTGGGCAGAACCTCTTCGATCCTGCCGATAATCTTGAGAGCACCTACGCCAAGGAGGCGCTTCATCGCTGGTTCGGCCTGTTGTTCGCAGGCAAGCTGGAAGCCGTTACGCTTTCTCGGTTTGAGGAATTGAGCGGGCTCAGGGTCGAAGGGCCCGACGGCGGGATGGTCGATGACCTGCCAACAATCCAGCGCTGGCTCAATCGCATCCTCGCGTTGCCGATTGCTTTGCAAAACGGCATATTTGACGAGTTTCTCGGCCTCGTCGAAGCGCGGATCGATGCAGCACGCCAGGCCGGCACGCTCGACATTGGGGTCGAGACTATTGCGGTGGAGCATTACGAGGTGCTGACCGACACGCTACTGCGCACCGATGCGCTGTCGGGTGCGACTACGCATCTCCTCGAACTCGAGATCGCCCGCGCGCTTAAGCCTTTGCGTCTCGAACGCCTCGACGAGCTCTACGGCTTGTCAGGTGCGCGTCAGCAACTTCTGCGTAATGCGCGCTCAGGCCGGATCGGGTTGCTTGTCCCGGCTCGCAGTCTGCTCACCGACGAAGGTATGCGTGTGGCCCGCTTCGAGCTAGTTCGTCCCTTGAAGCACGGACACATCACTGCCGATCAACTCGAGGAGAGCAACTGGGAAACAGTGGATCCAACCGAATTTCAGCGCCTCTGGCAGGCGGAGGTCGATGACGCCGCCTCAAATCACAAGCGTGAGCGACTGCATCTTGCAACCGGCCTGTTGCTCCCGGTGTGGGACAAACTCCCTTCCGACTATGTTCGCGTCAGCCGGATTTCGGCGCGAGACGGACGCTCGCTGTTAGGCCGGGAGGTTCCGCTCCATTGCGTGCCCGAACTATGCCAGGCGCTTGGGCTTGAAGACGAACATGCCTTTTCGGCAGAGCAAATCGTCGATGCGGTGAACGGGACCGGGCGGCCGATGCAAATCAAAAGCCGCGAAGCGCTCACGCTCAAGCGCAGCCTCGTCAACGGCGCGCAGCGGCTCGAACTGACTGGTTGGTCGGCGTCTCGCCTAGACTGGTACAAGGCACATGGGTGTTTCACCGAGATCATACGCTATCAAACGCGACTTTTCGTCCCGACGACGAGCGCAGTATCGGTCTTGGCGCGACTTGTGGGATGA
- a CDS encoding DUF5131 family protein: protein MATNSSIEWTEATWNPVAGCNVVSPGCTNCYAMRMARRLEAMGQPKYAGTTRMSGGRPKWNGVVRIDEESFRLPATWRTGRMIFVNSMSDLFHEAVPVKFVQRVFETMRATQQHTYQILTKRAERLEELARKLDWPANVWMGVSVENADYLYRIDHLRRTKAAIKFLSLEPLLGPLENMNLQGIDWVIAGGESGPGARPMNPSWVRSIRDQCQSAGVAFHFKQWGGVNKKKAGRMLDGQTWDEFPKEPLRSEAALAAAFV from the coding sequence ATGGCGACGAATTCATCAATCGAATGGACAGAGGCGACATGGAACCCCGTCGCAGGCTGCAATGTGGTCTCGCCTGGCTGCACCAATTGCTATGCCATGCGGATGGCGCGACGGCTCGAAGCCATGGGCCAGCCCAAGTACGCAGGCACCACCAGAATGTCTGGTGGACGACCGAAGTGGAACGGCGTTGTGCGGATTGACGAGGAAAGCTTTAGGCTGCCCGCCACATGGCGCACGGGCCGCATGATTTTCGTGAACTCAATGTCCGACTTGTTTCATGAGGCCGTGCCCGTGAAATTTGTGCAGCGCGTGTTCGAAACCATGAGGGCAACTCAACAGCACACCTATCAAATCCTTACCAAGCGCGCGGAACGGCTCGAAGAGCTCGCTCGTAAGCTGGACTGGCCAGCAAATGTATGGATGGGTGTAAGCGTTGAAAATGCAGACTACCTTTATCGCATCGACCACCTGCGCCGCACAAAAGCGGCCATCAAATTTTTGAGCTTAGAGCCCCTGCTTGGGCCGCTTGAGAACATGAACCTCCAGGGAATCGATTGGGTTATTGCAGGCGGCGAAAGCGGGCCAGGTGCAAGACCGATGAACCCTAGCTGGGTGCGATCGATTCGCGACCAGTGCCAGAGCGCTGGTGTGGCCTTCCATTTCAAGCAATGGGGCGGCGTCAACAAGAAGAAGGCTGGTCGAATGCTTGACGGCCAAACTTGGGATGAATTTCCCAAGGAGCCGCTGCGTAGCGAGGCGGCATTGGCGGCGGCTTTCGTCTAG
- a CDS encoding tyrosine-type recombinase/integrase, whose translation MRTRSSLPFRTAPLRVEDSPSHGTLLAAFLSSLSLDERSGCAVLYGAAVRHFLHWLDLHEIAIRTIDDRAVRRFEKHRCRCHRYSAQQAHYKADQAARVRRFVRFLEDQGYVEVDDGIDDLPRHLADYSDAIDRLQLAEGPAQAYRSEAEHFMAWLRITRRQWIDIDDTIIDQYAAHDCRCPVWRKRGKLVATGTKRRRRCARHFVEFLRGRGVIPSVEPVADDDPHMSAYLTWLKQHRGVTDETIRRYRTDIRRLMPMLGEPSQWDAAGLRSAFQRRSKETPGSASLLVTIMRSYIRFLVVRGECRPALLHAVPSVQRYRLSTLPRHVDPATIERIIAACPTDRPVEVRDKAIILLLARLGLRAADVQDMRLDDIDWRSGHLTVKGKTRRPDRLPLPQDVGDAILAYLAAARPEAAEEHLFLRAQAPFRPFRSSAEIAGIVARTRDRGGIEGVSTGSHIFRHSLATNLLRAGAGLESVGTILRHSSPETTAIYAKVDLPMLMKIAQPWPGEPSC comes from the coding sequence ATGCGAACACGATCATCACTGCCGTTTCGGACTGCCCCGCTCCGGGTCGAAGATTCGCCCAGTCACGGCACTCTTCTCGCCGCATTTCTCTCCTCTCTGTCGCTCGACGAGAGGTCAGGCTGTGCGGTTCTGTATGGCGCGGCGGTCCGCCATTTCCTGCATTGGCTGGACCTGCACGAGATCGCGATCCGCACGATTGACGATCGGGCTGTCCGGCGGTTCGAGAAGCATCGGTGTCGGTGCCACCGGTATTCGGCGCAGCAAGCGCACTACAAGGCTGACCAAGCAGCAAGGGTCAGGCGCTTCGTCCGGTTCCTGGAAGATCAAGGCTACGTCGAAGTCGACGACGGGATCGACGATCTGCCACGGCACCTCGCTGACTATTCCGATGCGATCGATCGCCTGCAACTCGCCGAGGGACCCGCGCAGGCCTATCGGTCCGAGGCCGAGCATTTCATGGCCTGGCTTCGCATTACGCGACGCCAATGGATCGATATCGACGACACGATCATCGACCAGTACGCTGCGCATGATTGCCGATGCCCGGTATGGCGCAAGCGCGGCAAGCTGGTCGCCACGGGCACGAAGCGGCGGCGGCGATGCGCACGGCACTTCGTCGAGTTCCTGCGAGGCCGCGGTGTCATCCCATCGGTTGAACCGGTGGCTGACGATGACCCGCACATGTCGGCTTACCTCACGTGGCTCAAGCAACATCGCGGCGTCACCGATGAGACGATCCGGCGCTACCGGACCGATATCAGACGGCTCATGCCGATGCTGGGCGAGCCTTCGCAATGGGATGCCGCCGGACTCAGGAGCGCATTTCAACGACGAAGCAAGGAGACGCCGGGCTCGGCATCGCTGCTCGTCACGATAATGAGGAGCTACATCCGGTTTCTGGTCGTGCGTGGCGAGTGCCGGCCTGCATTGTTGCATGCAGTTCCATCAGTGCAGCGCTACCGCCTTTCGACGCTGCCGCGCCACGTCGACCCGGCAACGATCGAGAGGATCATTGCGGCCTGCCCGACAGATCGTCCGGTAGAAGTCCGGGACAAGGCCATCATTCTCCTGCTCGCCAGGCTCGGCCTGAGGGCTGCCGATGTTCAGGACATGCGTCTCGACGACATCGACTGGCGGTCCGGCCACCTGACGGTCAAGGGCAAGACGCGTCGACCGGACCGTCTGCCATTGCCGCAGGATGTCGGCGACGCGATCTTGGCATATCTTGCGGCAGCCCGCCCGGAGGCCGCCGAAGAGCATCTGTTCCTGCGTGCACAAGCACCGTTTCGGCCATTCCGCTCGTCCGCCGAGATCGCGGGCATCGTCGCTCGAACGCGCGACCGCGGTGGGATCGAAGGAGTGTCGACCGGGTCGCACATATTCCGGCATTCGCTTGCCACCAACCTGCTGCGCGCGGGCGCAGGCCTGGAGTCCGTTGGGACCATCCTGCGTCACAGCTCGCCTGAGACCACTGCCATCTACGCCAAGGTCGATCTGCCGATGCTCATGAAGATCGCGCAGCCATGGCCGGGAGAACCGTCATGCTGA
- a CDS encoding MbcA/ParS/Xre antitoxin family protein, protein MLALQPVDTVPDAFRPDPITQEEAAAMFRAVLNLFGKWELTDEQAATLLDMPVRSYRRWKAEGPGRVSRDGAARLSNLMGIHKALRIIFSEAQRGYAWIKAGNAAFAGVSALDVMLGGELTDIMRVRRYLDAERGAW, encoded by the coding sequence ATGTTGGCACTGCAACCCGTTGATACCGTCCCCGATGCCTTCCGGCCCGATCCTATAACTCAGGAGGAAGCAGCGGCGATGTTCCGCGCCGTGCTGAACCTGTTTGGGAAATGGGAACTCACCGACGAGCAGGCAGCGACTTTGCTCGACATGCCGGTTCGCTCCTACCGGCGATGGAAGGCTGAGGGGCCGGGCCGTGTCTCGCGTGATGGTGCGGCGCGGCTCTCCAACCTGATGGGTATCCACAAGGCGCTGAGGATCATTTTTTCCGAAGCCCAACGTGGCTACGCCTGGATCAAGGCAGGTAACGCCGCCTTTGCCGGAGTGAGTGCGCTCGACGTCATGCTTGGCGGCGAGCTGACTGATATCATGCGGGTGCGTCGCTATCTTGATGCCGAACGTGGTGCCTGGTGA
- a CDS encoding tyrosine-type recombinase/integrase, which produces MLNMHISRYVSLHRSLGRKFSEQERLLRQYADFAGRAGDRHTQVQRIYDWCHTASSQNVARHRFDAVRNFSLFAHAEDPAHEVPPAGVFGRGKRPRPTPTIIEPEQVRAIMTAVLDVAPQGTISPYTYHYLFGLLAATGLRISEALALQCNDLVEDGLIVRNGKFGKQRLITLQPSTRQALEAYLATRARLGATGNDLFVTIRGRAPHKVRAHVVFVRLARQLGYRGPTGTAGMRLHDLRHTFAVRSLESCPRDREAIAHHMAGLSVYLGHASVANTYWYLEATPVLLRDIAVASEQLYRGEAA; this is translated from the coding sequence ATGCTGAACATGCACATTTCCAGATACGTCTCGCTCCATCGCAGCTTGGGACGGAAGTTCTCCGAACAGGAACGCTTGCTGCGCCAATACGCCGATTTCGCCGGCCGCGCCGGTGACCGGCACACCCAAGTGCAGCGCATTTACGACTGGTGCCACACGGCAAGCTCGCAGAACGTGGCCCGCCATAGGTTCGACGCCGTACGTAACTTCAGCCTTTTCGCTCATGCTGAAGATCCAGCTCACGAGGTTCCGCCTGCGGGCGTCTTCGGTCGGGGCAAGCGGCCACGCCCGACCCCGACCATCATCGAACCGGAACAGGTCCGGGCGATCATGACCGCGGTATTGGACGTTGCGCCCCAAGGCACGATCAGCCCGTACACGTATCATTATCTGTTCGGCCTGCTGGCGGCGACAGGTCTCCGGATTTCCGAGGCCCTCGCTCTTCAATGCAACGATCTGGTCGAGGATGGCCTGATCGTCCGCAACGGCAAGTTCGGCAAGCAGCGGCTGATTACCTTGCAGCCATCGACCCGTCAGGCGCTCGAAGCATATCTCGCCACCCGAGCAAGGCTTGGCGCCACGGGCAATGACCTGTTCGTGACCATTCGGGGGAGAGCACCACACAAGGTGCGCGCCCACGTGGTGTTCGTCAGGCTGGCCCGGCAGCTCGGATACCGCGGACCGACCGGAACGGCCGGGATGCGGTTACACGACCTGCGGCACACTTTCGCCGTGCGTTCCCTTGAGTCCTGTCCGCGCGACAGGGAAGCCATCGCACACCACATGGCCGGACTCAGCGTATATCTGGGGCATGCGTCGGTCGCCAACACCTATTGGTATCTCGAGGCCACTCCGGTGCTGCTGCGCGATATCGCTGTCGCCAGCGAGCAACTTTACCGGGGAGAAGCGGCATGA
- a CDS encoding three-Cys-motif partner protein TcmP yields the protein MANQKFFEERTDQSEVKARIVNKYFSTWAQVVMPTVAKRGGKIAYMDLYAGPGRYKDGAASTPLLVLQTAINHPLMSQMLTAYFNDADGDKTSTLQTEIDSLPGLGKLKYKPVVTCGEVDDDAATYFNETRLVPSFSFVDPFGYKGLSLRIVQGVIKDWGCDCVFFFNYNRINAGINNPGVKKHMDALFGEERADTLRARLPGLTPELREAAILEELANEIQSLGGKYVLPFTFRNSEGTRTSHKLIFVSKHFKGYEIMKDIMAAESSTLDEGVPSLTYSPADASMPLLFSLVQPMSKLKEMLLEDFAGQTLSLTEIYERHSVGKPYIKRNYREALSALEAAERVSAYSTKGKRRKDTYPDHVKVQFKEGC from the coding sequence ATGGCAAACCAGAAGTTCTTCGAAGAGAGGACTGATCAATCCGAGGTCAAAGCCCGCATCGTGAACAAGTACTTCTCTACTTGGGCACAGGTCGTCATGCCCACGGTTGCGAAGCGCGGCGGAAAGATCGCTTACATGGACCTTTATGCCGGCCCAGGCCGCTACAAGGATGGTGCGGCGTCGACGCCCCTTCTCGTATTGCAAACGGCCATCAATCATCCGCTAATGTCACAAATGCTCACCGCCTATTTCAACGACGCAGATGGTGACAAAACTTCGACGCTCCAAACAGAAATCGATAGCCTCCCGGGTCTAGGAAAACTCAAATATAAACCCGTCGTGACTTGTGGTGAGGTAGATGATGATGCCGCGACGTATTTTAACGAAACGCGCCTCGTCCCTTCGTTCTCGTTTGTCGATCCTTTCGGTTACAAAGGCCTCTCTCTTAGGATTGTCCAGGGCGTCATCAAAGATTGGGGTTGCGATTGTGTATTCTTCTTCAATTACAATCGGATCAATGCGGGGATCAACAATCCCGGCGTAAAAAAGCATATGGATGCGCTGTTCGGAGAAGAGCGCGCGGACACGCTTCGCGCGAGGCTCCCCGGTTTAACGCCGGAATTGCGAGAGGCTGCCATTCTCGAAGAGCTGGCCAATGAGATTCAGTCGCTTGGTGGCAAGTATGTGCTGCCCTTCACATTCCGTAACAGCGAAGGCACGCGCACATCTCATAAGCTGATTTTCGTCTCAAAGCACTTCAAGGGCTATGAGATTATGAAGGACATTATGGCGGCTGAGAGCTCAACTCTCGACGAAGGTGTCCCGTCGCTCACATATTCACCTGCTGATGCGTCGATGCCGCTTTTGTTTTCGCTGGTCCAACCCATGTCTAAGCTGAAAGAGATGCTGCTGGAAGATTTCGCGGGACAAACCCTGTCACTCACGGAAATCTATGAGCGACACAGCGTAGGCAAGCCATACATCAAAAGGAATTACCGCGAGGCGCTTAGTGCGCTTGAAGCCGCAGAGAGGGTCTCGGCGTATTCGACTAAAGGGAAGCGTCGCAAGGATACCTACCCCGACCATGTGAAGGTCCAGTTCAAGGAAGGGTGCTGA